Proteins found in one Populus alba chromosome 14, ASM523922v2, whole genome shotgun sequence genomic segment:
- the LOC140954563 gene encoding uncharacterized protein: MSTSPESVFINNETTLVAFNAGSQLPLKLTFTNFPLWRAQLTSLLMGYDLQGYIDGTTICPSSTLPLNISPDGSTSVNAPNPAFLCWLRQDKLILHAILASVSESVMPLIAASSTAHDAWSKLQRLYANRSRSCVMQLKENLTLIQIESRSVLDYLHTIKVIIDELAMIDSPISVDDITLYALNGLGSEFRDIAALIRNRESSLTFEELHDLLVSHESYLKCIEASHFITLATGNNTQRRPVHSKFYRNQRSNNGFSGQNRTNHNQQNRQECGTKDKKWLMDSAASHNITSDLANLSIHSEYDGTDQVVIGDGSSLQVTHDRSTGVTILRGKCQDGVYPMPMPSAAIKSSALALVGVKAQDLHIPAVPSIGLPPSSTTTVLTSSPTVSTLPSPPPPQPPSTDIHPHISPAASQQSIRTHPMTTRSMNNIHKPKHLYLATKYPLPSPTEPTCVSQALQDPKWRNAKSEEFTALVKHGTWELFPPSSTIKPIGCKWVFRIKRNSDGSISRYKARLVAKGFHQQHGFDYTETFSPVVKSVTIRTVLSIAVNNKWPLQQLDVNNAFLHGQLQETIFMVQPPGFIDSTLPSHICRLKKSLYGLKQAPRAWYQELRTSLLQLGFQQSKSDSSLFLFFFIKCKK; this comes from the exons AATGCTGGCTCTCAATTACCTTTGAAATTGACCTTCACCAATTTTCCGTTATGGCGTGCTCAGCTGACATCCTTGCTTATGGGCTATGATCTTCAGGGTTATATTGATGGCACTACTATATGCCCATCATCAACGCTTCCACTAAACATCTCCCCTGATGGCTCAACCTCTGTAAATGCTCCTAATCCAGCCTTTTTGTGTTGGCTGAGGCAAGACAAGCTGATACTTCATGCCATTCTTGCATCTGTTTCTGAATCAGTTATGCCTCTCATAGCTGCTTCCTCTACTGCTCATGATGCATGGTCTAAATTACAACGATTGTATGCCAATCGTTCACGTTCTTGTGTTATGCAACTTAAGGAAAATTTAACTCTCATTCAGATAGAGTCTCGCTCAGTCTTAGATTATCTTCATACCATCAAAGTTATTATTGATGAACTTGCCATGATTGACTCCCCAATCTCAGTAGATGACATAACTCTCTATGCTCTAAATGGTCTTGGATCTGAATTTCGTGACATTGCAGCACTCATTCGAAATCGTGAGTCTTCTCTCACCTTTGAAGAACTTCATGATCTGTTGGTTTCCCATGAAAGCTATCTAAAATGTATTGAAGCTTCACATTTTATCACTCTTGCTACTGGAAACAACACTCAACGTCGTCCAGTGCACTCCAAGTTTTATCGCAACCAACGTTCTAACAATGGTTTCTCCGGACAAAACCGCACCAACCATAATCAGCAGAATCGTCAAGAATG TGGGACCAAAGACAAAAAATGGCTTATGGATTCAGCTGCTTCTCACAACATTACCTCTGATCTTGCTAATTTGTCTATTCACTCAGAGTATGATGGCACTGATCAAGTTGTCATTGGAGATGGTTCAAGTTTGCAAGTCACCCAT GATCGGAGCACGGGGGTGACTATTCTTCGCGGTAAATGTCAGGATGGTGTTTATCCAATGCCAATGCCCTCTgctgcaatcaaatcttctgcTTTAGCACTTGTGG GTGTTAAAGCACAAGATCTTCATATACCAGCAGTGCCTTCCATTGGATTGCCACCATCCTCAACAACCACCGTGCTGACTAGTTCTCCTACTGTTTCAACCTTACcttctcctccaccaccacaaccTCCATCTACAGACATCCATCCACATATCAGTCCTGCAGCCTCACAACAATCCATTCGTACACATCCCATGACCACCAGATCTATGAATAATATTCATAAACCTAAACACCTTTACCTTGCCACCAAATATCCTCTTCCTTCACCTACAGAGCCAACCTGTGTGTCTCAAGCATTACAGGATCCAAAGTGGCGCAATGCCAAGTCTGAGGAGTTTACTGCCTTGGTTAAACACGGCACATGGGAGCTTTTTCCACCTAGCTCCACCATAAAACCTATCGGATGCAAATGGGTCTTTCGAATCAAACGTAACTCTGATGGCAGTATATCTCGCTACAAAGCACGACTGGTTGCAAAGGGGTTTCATCAACAACATGGTTTTGACTATACTGAAACCTTCAGCCCTGTTGTGAAATCAGTGACCATTCGAACAGTTCTCTCTATTGCTGTTAACAACAAGTGGCCACTTCAACAACTTGACGTGAATAATGCATTTTTGCATGGCCAACTACAAGAGACTATATTTATGGTTCAGCCTCCAGGTTTCATTGATTCCACTCTGCCCTCTCATATTTGCCGGTTAAAGAAGTCTCTCTATGGCTTAAAACAAGCCCCACGTGCTTGGTACCAAGAACTGCGCACTTCTCTTCTTCAGTTGGGATTTCAGCAGTCCAAGTCCgactcttctttatttttatttttttttatcaaatgtaagaaataa